From the Leptotrichia sp. oral taxon 215 str. W9775 genome, the window TTTATGAAAATTATAAAGGGTATAAACTAACAGGAAATAAAGGAGATCTTCTTGTAAAAAGGGTTGGAATAATAGAAAACATTATTAGGGAACTAAAGGAAACAGGAGATTTTTTCAATAGTGAAGATTCTGGAACATGGCATAGTGAGGAATATTTTTACGGATATATAAAATATGAAAATTTGGAAATAACAAGAGATTTTCTGGAACTTATCGGGAAGGAACTTGAATTAGAAATACACCAGGAAAATTATAACAGAGTATTTTCCTATATTTTAATGCTTATTAATTTTGAAGAACTTTATGACAATAAGGAAGAACTTCTGACAAGAAATTTTCTTTTTCATACTCCAGAATATCTTGCTGTTGAACGTATTTTAGGGAAATTATTTAAAGAAAATGACAGGAAAGAAAGTCCAAAGAAAGCTAAACTTCTTTTGATTACTGATTTGATCATGGGGATAAATATTAGTGGACTGAAGGATGATATATTTTATAAATGGATAAATGAGGAAGCTGTTACAGAAGGAATTATAGATAAAGTCAGTGATATGATAAATCTTAACCTGAGGGAAGATAAAATACTTATTACAGGGTTTATTGATAATCTGAAGTTTTCAATATATAGAATAAAAAATGATATTCAGATAATAAATTCAGTATTTAAGGATCTTATACTAAATAAGGATAAAAATATTGAAATTGTAAAAAAGGCAGTAGAAGAAACTGAGAAGGAATTTAAAATAAATTTTACTGAATATGAACTAGCTGCCATGGCTTATTTGGTAAGGGCTTCAATTAAAAGAACAAAGAGAAATAATATAAAGAAAGTTCTGCTAATTTGCGGATTAGGATATGGAAGTTCAAAAATACTTGAAGAAAGCCTGAAGGAAAACTATGAACTGGATATAGTTGATGTAATTCCATATTATCTTGCAGATGATCTTATACCGGCATATAAGGAAGTTGATTTTATATTATCAACGATAGAAATCCATAGACAGTTTGAAGTTTCCTATGGAATTCCGATTATAAAAATTAATCCTGTAATGCAGAAGGAAGACTTTGAAAAGCTTGCAGAATATGGTATAGAAAAAAATAAAACGAGCGTATCCTTAAAAAAATTAATTTCCATAATAGAAAATAATACAGAAATTAAAGACAGGCATAAACTTATTGACAGTTTGAAAAATGAATTTGAAGACAGAATTATAAATGATATTCAGAAGACAGGATATACATTGAAAAAATTACTGAAAAAAGAAAATGTGAAATTCATAGATGAGGCAGAAAACTGGAAGGAAGCAATATTTCAATCTGGAGATTTACTTGTATCAAATAAAAAAGTCACTTCAGAATATGTGCAGGAAATGATAGAACTTGTTGAAAAGCATGGACCTTATATTGTATTGGAAGAAGGGATTGCCATGCCTCATGCGGGAATATCTGAAAATGTCCTTGAAACAGGAATTTCCCTGCTTGTAGTTAATGAAAAGGTTTCGTTGCCTGAAGGAAGAAATGCCAATATATTTTTAAGCTTTGCGGCAAAAAATAAAAATGACAATATAGATATAATGAATGACCTTTTTGAACTTATAACAAAGTATGAGTTTATAGATAAAGTTTCAAAAATGAAAAACTACAGTCAGCTTGAAACATATCTTGAAGAAATAATAAAATAATCTGCAAAAATTGTAAAACGAAATGTCCTTACATCAGAGAAGAAATACTTTAAAA encodes:
- a CDS encoding transcription antiterminator; the encoded protein is MNCEKLSLNERLNILKMILYFDESGLKLSDIAGTMEIPKADVRKDLEIMSEELKKDGIKLIYENYKGYKLTGNKGDLLVKRVGIIENIIRELKETGDFFNSEDSGTWHSEEYFYGYIKYENLEITRDFLELIGKELELEIHQENYNRVFSYILMLINFEELYDNKEELLTRNFLFHTPEYLAVERILGKLFKENDRKESPKKAKLLLITDLIMGINISGLKDDIFYKWINEEAVTEGIIDKVSDMINLNLREDKILITGFIDNLKFSIYRIKNDIQIINSVFKDLILNKDKNIEIVKKAVEETEKEFKINFTEYELAAMAYLVRASIKRTKRNNIKKVLLICGLGYGSSKILEESLKENYELDIVDVIPYYLADDLIPAYKEVDFILSTIEIHRQFEVSYGIPIIKINPVMQKEDFEKLAEYGIEKNKTSVSLKKLISIIENNTEIKDRHKLIDSLKNEFEDRIINDIQKTGYTLKKLLKKENVKFIDEAENWKEAIFQSGDLLVSNKKVTSEYVQEMIELVEKHGPYIVLEEGIAMPHAGISENVLETGISLLVVNEKVSLPEGRNANIFLSFAAKNKNDNIDIMNDLFELITKYEFIDKVSKMKNYSQLETYLEEIIK